TTGGTTGATTTTGCACCAAGGGTGCCCACCACTGTTGTTGGAGCCATTGTGGCCATCCTGTTATCCAATGCGGGACTTAGAGATAATGCGCATGGAGAGTTGATTTCACTCGCTCTTGCGGTGTTTTACGTCATTCTAGTGTATGTGAACCAGCATGTAGAACTGACAAGCGCTAATATGATATACCTACAGGCTTTATTTCGAGAGAAACTACGTCATGTTTTATTACGCTAAGGTTCATCAAATTCTGGAATGCAAAGGAATGAGGTCTAAAATAAAACAGATTAAGTCAGATTAAGTCAGTCATCAAATACAATTTTTGTAGCCGCCTTTCCCGGCTCGACATCCTTGAAAAAGGCACCGTACGCGTCATGCTGCTTCTTTTTCACAGTCGACCCAAACTTAAGTAAAGCCTCGGGTACATCCTGGTTTGCCGCTTTCAAGACATTGATCAACCTACGATATATCAGTAAAGCATACAGAAAGACCTATGCATAGGACACGCCAAGTAAATCAGCAGAGGCAAGACCCTACTTACCCGCCAGATTGAGCCTTGTCGGTTTCCGTGAACAAAGTTATAGCATGGCCATTGGCACCAGCACGACCGGTCCTAAGCGGAAAGGATGTCAGTCGAAAGctagaataataaagaaatgTTTTCGACCTTACCGGCCAATTCGGTGCACATAATCTTCAACAGTGAGCGGAAACGTAACATTTACGACCAGCTTTACATGAGGTATATCTAGACCACGAGCCGCCACATCGGTTGCGACAAGAACAGTCGCTGTGCCTGATTTGAAGGCCTCGAGACTTTTGAATCTCTCTTGCTGGCTCAAGTCACCATGAATACCCGCAACTTTGAAGCCCTTCGTTCGAAGGAGTCTCTCAACACGCATTGCTTCCTTCTTGTATAAACAAAATGCCAACACCTTGTCTGGGCCTCGTTGGTGCTTGTTGAGAATTTGCACAAGCCTCTGCTCTTTTTCAAGCGGCTTTAcgacctcgacaacctgTTTGATCCTAGTGTTTGCACGTGGGTCCGCGGACGGGTCACCCCCGATAGTGACGGTAACCGGAAACGCCATGAAGGTTGACGCAAGCTCTCTGACGGCAGGCGGCCATGTGGCCGTGAACATAACGGTTTGACGTTTGGAGACTGGCATGTCAGAAATTATGTCCTTGATATCTTGCTCGAAACCCTTATCCAGCATACGATCTGCTTCGTCCAAAACGAGATACTTAACCCTGCCAAGGTCCAACGAGCCATCATTCTGGAGGTCCTTCAATCTTCCCGGAGTCGCAACAACGATGGCAGCAGATTTGAGAGTCTCGCGCTGTTCGTCTTTCCTAACCCCGCCAAATATACAGGCTACCTTGACATCCACTTTCCCTGCGAATTTCACAAGTTGATCATTAATCTGCATTGCAAGCTCCCTCGTCGGGGAGATGATCACTGCAATTGGTCGGCACGGTTTTtgtttgctcttcttcaagtcGAGTACCTTCTTCAAGCACGGTAAGCCGAAGGCTAAGGTTTTCCCACTTCCGGTTTCCGCGATCCCGATTACATCGCGGCCTGAGAACAGAAGTGGCCATGTTGTAGATTGAATCGCAGTAGGGCAGCTGAAGCCATCCAGAGGATCGTAGAGCTTTTCATTGCTTTGTGGCAGAAACGAGAATGAGGTTATGGGGCGCAACGGTGTGCTATCCAGTGAGGAGTCCGTTATCTTGATAGAATGGTCAGAAAAGAATTGGTCGATTTCGGATTGTGGGACAGTGTCAAGAGCCGGTGATTGGGAGTATGGCGGCGAAACATCAGCATCTTGCTTGGTATGCTTCGTATTTTTAGGTTTTTTGCTTGGTCTGGAATCCCCAGTATGACTTTTATGTTCACGTTTTGCCATTGCTGAATTTTTCAATTGGGGGGAGGAACATGGGGCCGCATTGCGAAAAGCAAggctcttttttttttaaccaTTCAACTGATGTGGAGAAGGACACTTCAGCCTCCACCAGTTATGTTCGCGTTTAAAACTTGGCAAGCACTTACTCTGATTAGGCCGTACACCGTAGTCTGC
This is a stretch of genomic DNA from Aspergillus puulaauensis MK2 DNA, chromosome 8, nearly complete sequence. It encodes these proteins:
- the dbp3 gene encoding RNA-dependent ATPase DBP3 (BUSCO:EOG092625P1;~COG:A;~EggNog:ENOG410PGQU;~InterPro:IPR027417,IPR001650,IPR014001,IPR011545, IPR000629;~PFAM:PF04851,PF00270,PF00271;~go_function: GO:0003676 - nucleic acid binding [Evidence IEA];~go_function: GO:0005524 - ATP binding [Evidence IEA]); amino-acid sequence: MAKREHKSHTGDSRPSKKPKNTKHTKQDADVSPPYSQSPALDTVPQSEIDQFFSDHSIKITDSSLDSTPLRPITSFSFLPQSNEKLYDPLDGFSCPTAIQSTTWPLLFSGRDVIGIAETGSGKTLAFGLPCLKKVLDLKKSKQKPCRPIAVIISPTRELAMQINDQLVKFAGKVDVKVACIFGGVRKDEQRETLKSAAIVVATPGRLKDLQNDGSLDLGRVKYLVLDEADRMLDKGFEQDIKDIISDMPVSKRQTVMFTATWPPAVRELASTFMAFPVTVTIGGDPSADPRANTRIKQVVEVVKPLEKEQRLVQILNKHQRGPDKVLAFCLYKKEAMRVERLLRTKGFKVAGIHGDLSQQERFKSLEAFKSGTATVLVATDVAARGLDIPHVKLVVNVTFPLTVEDYVHRIGRTGRAGANGHAITLFTETDKAQSGGLINVLKAANQDVPEALLKFGSTVKKKQHDAYGAFFKDVEPGKAATKIVFDD